From the Pseudomonas sp. SORT22 genome, one window contains:
- the pqqA gene encoding pyrroloquinoline quinone precursor peptide PqqA: MWKKPAFTDLRIGFEVTMYFANR; encoded by the coding sequence ATGTGGAAAAAGCCTGCGTTCACTGATCTGCGTATCGGTTTTGAAGTGACCATGTACTTCGCCAATCGCTG
- a CDS encoding enoyl-CoA hydratase, translating into MSFETILLDIHGKVGLITLNRPQALNALNAQIVGEINQALDQLEADPNIGCVVLTGSAKAFAAGADIKEMADLRYPQIYVDDLFSDADRIANRRKPIIAAVSGFALGGGCELAMMCDFILAADNAKFGQPEINLGVLPGMGGTQRLTRAVGKAKAMELCLSGRLMGAEEAERAGLVARVVPQAELLEEALKVAATIASKSIPMTMMVKESVNRAFEVNLAEGVRFERRVFHAAFATEDQKEGMAAFIAKREAQFKDR; encoded by the coding sequence ATGTCATTTGAAACCATTCTGTTGGACATCCACGGCAAGGTCGGCCTGATCACCCTCAACCGACCGCAGGCGCTCAATGCCCTGAACGCGCAGATCGTCGGCGAAATCAACCAGGCCCTGGACCAGCTCGAAGCCGACCCGAACATCGGTTGCGTGGTGCTGACAGGCTCCGCCAAGGCCTTCGCCGCTGGCGCCGACATCAAGGAAATGGCCGACCTGCGCTACCCGCAGATCTACGTCGATGACCTGTTCAGCGACGCAGACCGCATTGCCAACCGGCGCAAGCCGATCATTGCCGCGGTGTCGGGTTTTGCCCTGGGCGGCGGCTGCGAGCTGGCGATGATGTGCGACTTCATCCTCGCCGCCGACAACGCCAAGTTCGGCCAGCCGGAAATCAATCTCGGTGTGCTGCCGGGCATGGGCGGTACCCAGCGCCTGACCCGCGCCGTGGGCAAGGCCAAGGCCATGGAACTGTGCCTGAGTGGGCGTCTGATGGGCGCCGAGGAAGCCGAGCGTGCCGGACTGGTGGCGCGTGTGGTGCCGCAAGCCGAGCTGCTGGAAGAAGCGCTGAAGGTGGCGGCGACCATCGCCAGCAAGTCGATCCCGATGACCATGATGGTCAAGGAAAGCGTTAACCGCGCGTTCGAGGTCAACCTGGCCGAGGGCGTGCGCTTCGAGCGCCGGGTATTCCATGCAGCCTTCGCCACCGAAGACCAGAAGGAAGGCATGGCGGCGTTCATCGCCAAGCGTGAGGCGCAGTTCAAGGATCGCTGA
- a CDS encoding acetyl-CoA C-acyltransferase, which produces MTLANDPIVIVSAVRTPMGGLQGELKSLTAPQLGAAAIRAAVERAGVAPDSVEQVLFGCVLPAGLGQAPARQAALGAGLNKGTTCTTLNKMCGSGMQAAIMAHDLLLAGSAEVVVAGGMESMSNAPYLLDKARSGYRMGHGKIIDHMFFDGLEDAYDKGRLMGTFAEDCAESNGFTRQQQDDFAIASLTRAQQAIKDGSFASEIVPVEVTEGKTQRLISDDEQPPKARLDKIPQLKPAFREGGTVTAANSSSISDGAAALVLMRRSQAEKQGLKPLAVIHGHAAFADTPALFPSAPIGAIDKLIKRTGWNLAEVDLFEINEAFAVVTLAAMKHLDLPHDKVNVHGGACALGHPIGASGARILVTLLAALRQKGLHRGIAAICIGGGEATAMAVECLY; this is translated from the coding sequence ATGACCCTCGCCAATGATCCGATCGTAATCGTCAGCGCCGTGCGCACGCCCATGGGCGGCCTGCAGGGCGAGCTGAAAAGCCTCACCGCACCGCAACTGGGCGCTGCCGCCATTCGCGCTGCCGTCGAGCGCGCAGGTGTTGCCCCCGACAGCGTCGAACAAGTGCTGTTCGGCTGCGTGCTGCCGGCAGGCCTGGGCCAGGCCCCGGCGCGCCAGGCGGCGTTGGGCGCCGGCCTGAACAAGGGCACCACCTGCACCACCCTCAACAAGATGTGCGGCTCGGGCATGCAGGCGGCAATCATGGCCCACGACCTGCTGCTGGCCGGCAGTGCCGAGGTGGTGGTGGCCGGCGGCATGGAGAGCATGTCCAACGCCCCTTACCTGCTGGACAAAGCCCGCAGCGGTTATCGCATGGGCCATGGCAAGATCATCGACCACATGTTCTTCGACGGTCTGGAAGACGCCTACGACAAGGGCCGGCTGATGGGCACCTTTGCCGAGGACTGCGCCGAAAGCAATGGCTTTACCCGCCAGCAGCAGGACGATTTCGCCATCGCCTCGTTGACCCGTGCCCAGCAGGCGATCAAGGACGGCAGCTTTGCCAGCGAAATCGTCCCGGTCGAAGTCACCGAGGGCAAGACCCAGCGCCTGATCAGCGACGACGAGCAGCCGCCCAAGGCCCGTCTGGACAAGATCCCGCAGCTCAAGCCGGCCTTTCGCGAAGGTGGCACGGTGACCGCGGCCAACTCAAGCTCCATCTCCGATGGCGCGGCGGCGCTGGTGCTGATGCGCCGCTCCCAGGCCGAGAAGCAAGGCTTGAAACCGCTGGCGGTGATCCATGGCCACGCGGCGTTCGCCGACACCCCGGCGCTGTTCCCCAGCGCCCCGATCGGCGCCATCGACAAGCTGATCAAACGCACCGGCTGGAACCTGGCCGAGGTCGATCTGTTCGAAATCAACGAAGCCTTTGCCGTGGTCACCCTGGCGGCGATGAAGCACCTGGACCTGCCCCACGACAAGGTCAACGTGCATGGCGGCGCCTGCGCCCTGGGCCACCCGATCGGCGCTTCCGGCGCGCGCATCCTGGTTACCTTGCTCGCAGCCCTGCGTCAGAAAGGCCTGCATCGCGGCATTGCCGCCATCTGCATTGGCGGCGGTGAAGCCACGGCCATGGCCGTCGAGTGTCTGTACTGA
- a CDS encoding AMP-binding protein, whose translation MRDYRAAAQGFDYLHTAAAALQGNLEALNACVECCDRHVGGNRIALNWEGRDGSSARYSFEQLQHSAARLANVLRAQGVGVGDRVAGLMPRTAELLITVLATWRLGAVYQPLFTAFGPKAIEHRLEQSAAKVVVTEPHNRSKLDDVHSCPTVICVGAAPGSGDIDFHSALALASDHCEPVLLGAEAPFLLMFTSGTTGPAKPLEVPLRAIVAFQGYMRDAIDLRPEDSFWNLADPGWAYGLYYAVTGPLALGHATTFFDGPFSVESTCRVINKYAISNLAGSPTAYRLLIAAGSEFSAPIKGRLRVLSSAGEPLNPQVIRWFADELGVTIHDHYGQTELGMVLCNHHGLQHPVHLGSAGFAIPGHRIVVLDEQHNELPPGQPGILAVDREQSPLCWFAGYQGLPTKAFVGKYYLSGDTVELNDDGSISFVGRSDDVITTSGYRVGPFDVESALIEHPAVIEAAVVGKPDPERTELIKAFVVLAKGQEPSEALAEALKQHVRQRLYAHAYPREIEFVSEMPKTPSGKLQRFILRNQEIAKQQAALASTASA comes from the coding sequence ATGCGTGATTACCGCGCCGCGGCGCAAGGGTTCGACTACCTGCACACCGCTGCGGCTGCCCTGCAGGGCAACCTTGAGGCACTCAATGCCTGCGTCGAGTGCTGCGACCGGCATGTCGGCGGCAATCGTATTGCCCTGAACTGGGAAGGCCGCGACGGCAGCAGCGCGCGCTACAGCTTCGAGCAACTGCAACATTCTGCCGCGCGCCTGGCCAATGTGCTCAGGGCCCAGGGTGTGGGCGTCGGCGACCGGGTTGCCGGGTTGATGCCGCGTACGGCCGAGCTGCTGATCACGGTACTGGCCACCTGGCGCCTGGGGGCGGTGTATCAGCCGCTGTTTACCGCATTCGGGCCCAAGGCCATCGAGCACCGGCTGGAGCAGTCCGCAGCCAAGGTAGTCGTCACTGAACCGCATAATCGCAGCAAGCTCGACGACGTGCATAGCTGCCCGACGGTCATCTGCGTGGGCGCTGCGCCAGGCTCCGGCGATATCGACTTTCACAGCGCACTGGCGCTGGCCAGTGATCACTGCGAGCCGGTGCTGCTGGGGGCCGAGGCACCGTTCCTGCTGATGTTCACCTCCGGCACCACCGGCCCGGCCAAGCCGCTGGAAGTGCCGCTGCGGGCCATCGTCGCCTTCCAGGGCTACATGCGCGATGCCATCGACCTGCGCCCTGAAGACAGCTTCTGGAACCTCGCCGATCCGGGCTGGGCCTACGGGCTTTATTACGCCGTGACCGGTCCGCTTGCCCTGGGCCATGCCACCACGTTTTTCGATGGGCCGTTCAGCGTCGAGAGCACCTGCCGGGTCATCAACAAGTACGCCATCAGCAACCTGGCCGGCTCGCCGACGGCCTACCGCCTGCTGATCGCCGCTGGTAGCGAGTTCAGCGCGCCGATCAAGGGCCGCCTGCGGGTGCTCAGCAGCGCCGGCGAGCCACTTAACCCGCAGGTGATCCGCTGGTTTGCCGACGAGCTGGGCGTGACCATTCACGACCATTACGGGCAGACCGAACTGGGCATGGTCCTGTGCAACCACCATGGGCTGCAGCACCCGGTGCACCTGGGCTCTGCCGGCTTCGCCATCCCCGGTCACCGCATCGTCGTGCTCGATGAACAACACAACGAACTGCCGCCGGGGCAGCCGGGCATTCTCGCTGTCGACCGCGAGCAGTCGCCGCTGTGCTGGTTTGCCGGCTACCAGGGTTTGCCGACCAAGGCGTTCGTCGGCAAGTACTACCTGAGCGGCGACACCGTCGAGCTCAACGACGACGGCAGCATCAGCTTTGTCGGCCGCAGCGATGACGTGATCACCACCTCCGGCTACCGGGTTGGCCCGTTCGATGTCGAGAGCGCGCTGATCGAACACCCGGCGGTGATCGAAGCCGCGGTGGTGGGCAAGCCGGACCCGGAGCGGACCGAGCTGATCAAGGCATTCGTGGTGCTGGCCAAAGGCCAAGAGCCGAGCGAAGCACTGGCCGAGGCCCTCAAGCAGCACGTGCGTCAGCGCCTGTATGCCCACGCCTACCCACGGGAAATCGAATTTGTCAGCGAGATGCCCAAGACGCCGAGCGGCAAGCTGCAACGTTTCATCCTGCGCAATCAGGAAATAGCCAAACAACAGGCCGCGCTGGCGTCGACCGCCAGCGCCTGA
- a CDS encoding acyl-CoA dehydrogenase — MLINDEQQQISDAVRQFAQERLRPFAEQWDREHRFPKEAIQEMAELGLFGMLVPEQWGGSDTGYVAYAMALEEIAAGDGACSTIMSVHNSVGCVPILKFGSEQQKQQFLTPLASGAMLGAFALTEPQAGSDASSLKTRARRDGDHYVLNGCKQFITSGQNAGVVIVFAVTDPGAGKRGISAFIVPTDSPGYQVARVEDKLGQHASDTCQIVFENLRVPVANRLGEEGEGYKIALANLEGGRIGIASQSVGMARAAFEVARDYARERESFGKPLIEHQAVAFRLADMATRVAVARQMVLHAAALRDAGRPALVEASMAKLFASEMAEKVCSDALQTLGGYGYLSDFPLERIYRDVRVCQIYEGTSDIQRMVIARNL, encoded by the coding sequence ATGCTAATCAATGACGAACAACAGCAAATCAGCGACGCGGTGCGTCAGTTCGCCCAGGAGCGCCTGCGCCCGTTTGCCGAGCAGTGGGACCGCGAGCACCGCTTCCCCAAAGAAGCCATCCAGGAGATGGCCGAACTGGGCCTGTTCGGCATGCTGGTGCCGGAGCAGTGGGGCGGCAGCGATACCGGCTATGTCGCCTACGCCATGGCCCTGGAAGAAATCGCCGCGGGCGACGGCGCCTGCTCGACGATCATGAGTGTGCACAACTCGGTGGGTTGCGTGCCGATTCTCAAGTTCGGCAGCGAGCAGCAGAAGCAGCAGTTCCTCACCCCGCTGGCCAGCGGCGCCATGCTTGGCGCCTTCGCCCTGACCGAGCCGCAGGCCGGCTCCGATGCCAGCAGCCTGAAGACCCGCGCCCGCCGAGATGGCGATCACTACGTGCTCAACGGCTGCAAGCAGTTCATCACCTCCGGGCAGAACGCCGGGGTGGTGATAGTGTTTGCGGTAACCGACCCCGGGGCCGGCAAGCGCGGCATCAGTGCCTTCATCGTGCCCACCGACTCGCCGGGTTACCAGGTGGCACGGGTCGAGGACAAACTCGGCCAGCACGCCTCCGACACCTGCCAGATCGTCTTTGAAAATCTGCGCGTGCCGGTGGCCAACCGCCTCGGCGAGGAGGGCGAAGGCTACAAGATCGCCCTGGCCAACCTTGAAGGCGGGCGTATCGGCATTGCCTCGCAGTCGGTGGGCATGGCCCGCGCCGCCTTCGAGGTAGCACGTGACTATGCGCGCGAGCGCGAAAGCTTCGGCAAGCCATTGATCGAACACCAGGCCGTGGCTTTTCGCCTGGCCGACATGGCCACCCGCGTTGCCGTGGCCCGGCAGATGGTGCTGCATGCCGCGGCGCTGCGCGATGCCGGGCGTCCGGCGCTGGTCGAAGCGTCGATGGCCAAGCTTTTCGCCTCGGAAATGGCCGAAAAGGTCTGTTCGGATGCCTTGCAGACCCTTGGCGGTTATGGCTATCTGAGCGACTTTCCGCTGGAGCGCATCTACCGCGATGTGCGGGTCTGCCAGATCTACGAAGGCACCAGCGATATTCAGCGCATGGTCATTGCGCGCAATCTTTGA
- a CDS encoding SDR family NAD(P)-dependent oxidoreductase — translation MQIANNNFIVSGAASGLGAATAQMLIEAGAQVMLVDLNAEAVAAKARELGTRAHFAVADISQEAAAQAAIDAAVAAFGNIHGLINCAGIVGAEKVLGKNGPHGLESFSRVINVNLIGSFNLLRLAAAAMAEGEAGADGERGVIINTASIAAYDGQIGQAAYAASKGAIASLTLPAARELARFGIRVMTIAPGIFETPMMAGMTQEVRDSLAAGVPFPPRLGRPQEYAALARHIIENSMLNGEVIRLDGALRMAAK, via the coding sequence ATGCAGATTGCCAATAACAACTTCATCGTCAGCGGCGCCGCTTCCGGGCTAGGCGCTGCCACCGCGCAGATGCTCATCGAGGCCGGTGCCCAGGTCATGCTGGTCGACCTCAATGCCGAAGCGGTCGCCGCCAAAGCCCGCGAGCTGGGCACCAGGGCGCACTTCGCGGTGGCCGACATCAGCCAGGAAGCCGCCGCCCAGGCCGCGATCGATGCGGCGGTTGCCGCCTTCGGCAATATCCACGGGCTGATCAACTGCGCCGGTATCGTCGGCGCCGAGAAGGTCCTGGGCAAGAACGGCCCGCATGGCCTGGAAAGCTTCAGCCGGGTGATCAACGTCAACCTGATCGGCAGCTTCAACCTGCTGCGCCTGGCCGCTGCGGCCATGGCTGAAGGCGAGGCGGGCGCTGACGGCGAGCGCGGGGTAATCATCAACACTGCCTCGATTGCCGCCTATGACGGCCAGATCGGCCAGGCCGCCTATGCCGCCTCCAAGGGCGCGATTGCCAGCCTGACCTTGCCGGCGGCCCGTGAGCTGGCGCGCTTCGGCATCCGCGTGATGACCATCGCCCCGGGCATTTTCGAAACCCCGATGATGGCCGGCATGACCCAGGAAGTGCGCGACTCGCTGGCCGCCGGCGTGCCGTTCCCGCCACGCCTGGGGCGCCCGCAGGAGTACGCCGCGCTGGCCCGCCACATCATTGAAAACAGCATGCTCAACGGTGAGGTGATCCGTCTCGACGGCGCCTTGCGCATGGCCGCCAAGTAA
- a CDS encoding aldehyde dehydrogenase family protein, protein MIYAAPGTADALISFKAVYGNYIGGEFVAPLTGQYFNNGSPVNGQTIAEFPRSGAADIDLALDAAHGAAAAWGRTSVQERSRILLKIADRIEQHLEVLALSETWDNGKAIRETLNADVPLAADHFRYFAGCIRAQEGSAAEINEHTAAYHFHEPLGVVGQIIPWNFPLLMAAWKLAPALAAGNCVVLKPAEQTPLSITVFAELVGDLLPAGVLNIVHGLGREAGEALATSKRIAKIAFTGSTPVGSHIMKCAAENIIPSTVELGGKSPNIFFEDIMQAEPAFIEKAAEGLVLAFFNQGEVCTCPSRALIQESIYEPFMAQVLKKISQIKRGNPLDTETMVGAQASEQQYDKILSYLQIAREEGAQVLTGGDCERLGGDLASGYYIQPTLLKGHNQMRVFQEEIFGPVVGVTTFKDEAEALAIANDTEFGLGAGVWTRDINRAYRMGRGIKAGRVWTNCYHLYPAHAAFGGYKKSGVGRETHKMMLDHYQQTKNLLVSYDVNPLGFF, encoded by the coding sequence ATGATCTACGCAGCCCCTGGCACCGCTGATGCCCTGATCAGCTTCAAGGCCGTTTACGGTAACTACATCGGCGGCGAATTCGTCGCGCCGCTGACCGGCCAGTACTTCAACAACGGTTCGCCGGTCAATGGCCAGACGATTGCAGAGTTCCCGCGCTCGGGCGCGGCCGACATCGACCTGGCGCTGGACGCCGCCCATGGCGCCGCCGCTGCCTGGGGCCGCACCTCGGTGCAGGAACGTTCGCGCATCCTGTTGAAAATCGCCGATCGCATCGAGCAGCACCTCGAAGTGCTGGCCCTGAGTGAAACCTGGGACAACGGCAAGGCCATCCGCGAAACCCTGAATGCCGACGTGCCACTGGCCGCCGACCACTTCCGTTACTTCGCCGGCTGCATCCGCGCCCAGGAAGGCAGTGCCGCCGAGATCAACGAGCACACCGCGGCCTACCATTTTCATGAGCCGCTCGGGGTCGTCGGGCAGATCATTCCATGGAACTTCCCGCTGCTGATGGCCGCCTGGAAACTCGCCCCGGCCCTGGCTGCCGGCAACTGCGTGGTGCTCAAGCCGGCCGAGCAGACGCCGCTGTCGATTACCGTGTTCGCCGAACTGGTCGGTGACCTGCTGCCGGCAGGCGTGCTCAACATCGTTCATGGCTTGGGCCGCGAAGCCGGTGAAGCCCTGGCCACCAGCAAGCGTATCGCCAAGATTGCTTTCACCGGCTCCACCCCGGTCGGTTCGCACATCATGAAATGCGCCGCCGAGAACATCATTCCGTCGACCGTCGAGCTGGGCGGCAAGTCGCCGAACATCTTCTTCGAAGACATCATGCAGGCCGAGCCGGCCTTCATCGAGAAAGCCGCCGAAGGCCTGGTGCTGGCGTTTTTCAACCAGGGCGAAGTGTGCACCTGCCCATCGCGGGCGTTGATCCAGGAGTCGATCTACGAGCCGTTCATGGCCCAGGTCCTGAAAAAGATCAGCCAGATCAAGCGCGGCAACCCGCTGGACACCGAGACCATGGTCGGCGCCCAGGCATCCGAGCAGCAATACGACAAGATTCTCTCCTACCTGCAGATCGCCCGCGAAGAGGGCGCCCAGGTGCTGACCGGCGGTGACTGTGAGCGCCTGGGTGGCGACCTTGCCAGCGGCTATTACATCCAGCCGACCCTGCTCAAGGGCCACAACCAGATGCGTGTATTCCAGGAAGAAATCTTCGGCCCGGTGGTCGGCGTGACCACCTTCAAGGACGAAGCCGAGGCATTGGCAATTGCCAACGACACCGAGTTCGGCCTGGGCGCCGGGGTCTGGACCCGCGACATCAACCGCGCCTACCGCATGGGCCGGGGCATCAAGGCCGGGCGTGTGTGGACCAACTGCTACCACCTGTACCCGGCCCACGCCGCGTTCGGTGGCTACAAGAAATCCGGGGTCGGCCGCGAGACCCACAAGATGATGCTCGATCACTACCAGCAGACCAAAAACCTGCTGGTCAGTTACGACGTCAACCCGCTGGGGTTCTTCTGA